In the Nicotiana tabacum cultivar K326 chromosome 16, ASM71507v2, whole genome shotgun sequence genome, one interval contains:
- the LOC107807466 gene encoding metal transporter Nramp2 isoform X2: MVSSPSPKHNGMRESNHLLSDDDGYDYDDQANDKILAIEIEKADADDVPGVVPPFSWKKLWEFTGPGFLMSVAFLDPGNLEGDLQAGAIAGYSLLWLLMWSTFMGLLIQLLSLRLGVATGRHLAEICREEYPNCARILLWLMAEVALIGADIQEVIGSAIAIKILSRGVIPLWGGVLITASDWKLEAFFAVLISTMALSFAWMFAETKPNGKELIIGLLLPRLSSKTIQKAVGVVGCVITPHNVFLYSALVQTRKIDPKKKEKVQEALNYYTIESSIAVFVSFSINLMVTTVFAKGFYATPQAHSIGLVNAGQYLQERYGGGLFPILYIWGIGLLAAGQSSTMTGTYAGQFIMGGFLNLQMKKWIRSVITRSCAILPTIIVAIYFNRSEDSLDILNEWLNVLQGMVIPFAIIPLLTLVSNEQIMGVFKIGKLMERTVWTVAALVIMINGYVMLSFFLSEVNGLLFGFVVCMGASAYIAFLVYLISQRHNQAELKGFTHLTN, translated from the exons ATGGTGAGTTCTCCATCACCAAAGCACAATGGCATGCGAGAATCAAATCATCTATTATCAGATGACGACGGTTATGATTATGATGATCAGGCTAATGATAAAATCTTAGCCATTGAAATCGAGAAAGCTGATGCCGATGATGTTCCAGGGGTGGTCCCACCTTTTTCTTGGAAGAAGCTATGGGAGTTTACAGGGCCTGGATTTTTAATGAGCGTTGCATTTCTTGATCCTGGAAATTTGGAAGGAGATTTACAGGCCGGAGCAATTGCGGGCTACTCGTTGCTTTGGTTGCTTATGTGGTCCACATTTATGGGCTTGCTTATACAGCTATTGTCTCTTAGATTGGGTGTTGCTACGGGCCGACACTTGGCTGAGATCTGCCGGGAGGAATATCCAAATTGCGCCAGGATTTTGCTTTGGTTAATGGCAGAGGTGGCTTTGATTGGAGCTGATATTCAGGAAGTTATAGGAAGTGCCATTGCTATTAAGATACTTAGTCGTGGGGTTATTCCTCTTTGGGGTGGTGTCCTCATTACTGCTTCAGATTG GAAACTAGAAGCCTTTTTTGCTGTTCTAATTTCAACCATGGCTTTATCATTCGCCTGGATGTTTGCTGAGACTAAGCCTAATGGCAAGGAACTCATAATAG GTCTTCTGCTACCAAGACTCAGCTCAAAGACAATTCAGAAAGCTGTTGGAGTTGTTGGTTGTGTCATAACTCCTCACAATGTGTTCCTATACTCCGCTTTGGTACAGACAAGGAAAATTGatcccaaaaagaaagaaaaagttcaaGAGGCATTGAACTACTATACGATCGAGTCATCAATTGCTGTTTTTGTTTCATTCTCAATCAATTTGATGGTAACAACTGTCTTTGCCAAAGGTTTCTATGCAACACCACAAGCACATAGCATAGGGCTAGTAAATGCTGGGCAATATCTTCAAGAAAGATATGGTGGAGGGTTGTTTCCAATTCTATACATATGGGGCATTGGCCTATTGGCAGCCGGTCAAAGTAGTACAATGACTGGTACTTATGCTGGACAGTTTATCATGGGAGGTTTTCTGAATCTGCAGATGAAGAAATGGATAAGGTCAGTGATTACAAGGAGTTGTGCTATCTTGCCAACTATAATTGTGGCCATTTATTTCAACAGATCTGAGGATTCACTTGATATATTAAACGAATGGCTAAATGTGCTTCAAGGAATGGTGATCCCATTTGCTATTATTCCTCTTCTAACATTGGTGTCAAATGAGCAGATCATGGGAGTCTTCAAAATTGGGAAGCTTATGGAG AGAACTGTTTGGACAGTAGCTGCGCTGGTGATAATGATAAATGGATATGTTATGTTGAGTTTCTTCCTTTCTGAAGTTAATGGCCTGCTGTTTGGTTTTGTGGTTTGCATGGGAGCTTCAGCATATATAGCTTTTCTTGTGTATCTCATTTCCCAGCGTCATAACCAGGCGGAGTTGAAAGGTTTTACTCACCTTACAAATTAA
- the LOC107807466 gene encoding metal transporter Nramp2 isoform X1 — MVSSPSPKHNGMRESNHLLSDDDGYDYDDQANDKILAIEIEKADADDVPGVVPPFSWKKLWEFTGPGFLMSVAFLDPGNLEGDLQAGAIAGYSLLWLLMWSTFMGLLIQLLSLRLGVATGRHLAEICREEYPNCARILLWLMAEVALIGADIQEVIGSAIAIKILSRGVIPLWGGVLITASDCFIFLFLENYGVRKLEAFFAVLISTMALSFAWMFAETKPNGKELIIGLLLPRLSSKTIQKAVGVVGCVITPHNVFLYSALVQTRKIDPKKKEKVQEALNYYTIESSIAVFVSFSINLMVTTVFAKGFYATPQAHSIGLVNAGQYLQERYGGGLFPILYIWGIGLLAAGQSSTMTGTYAGQFIMGGFLNLQMKKWIRSVITRSCAILPTIIVAIYFNRSEDSLDILNEWLNVLQGMVIPFAIIPLLTLVSNEQIMGVFKIGKLMERTVWTVAALVIMINGYVMLSFFLSEVNGLLFGFVVCMGASAYIAFLVYLISQRHNQAELKGFTHLTN; from the exons ATGGTGAGTTCTCCATCACCAAAGCACAATGGCATGCGAGAATCAAATCATCTATTATCAGATGACGACGGTTATGATTATGATGATCAGGCTAATGATAAAATCTTAGCCATTGAAATCGAGAAAGCTGATGCCGATGATGTTCCAGGGGTGGTCCCACCTTTTTCTTGGAAGAAGCTATGGGAGTTTACAGGGCCTGGATTTTTAATGAGCGTTGCATTTCTTGATCCTGGAAATTTGGAAGGAGATTTACAGGCCGGAGCAATTGCGGGCTACTCGTTGCTTTGGTTGCTTATGTGGTCCACATTTATGGGCTTGCTTATACAGCTATTGTCTCTTAGATTGGGTGTTGCTACGGGCCGACACTTGGCTGAGATCTGCCGGGAGGAATATCCAAATTGCGCCAGGATTTTGCTTTGGTTAATGGCAGAGGTGGCTTTGATTGGAGCTGATATTCAGGAAGTTATAGGAAGTGCCATTGCTATTAAGATACTTAGTCGTGGGGTTATTCCTCTTTGGGGTGGTGTCCTCATTACTGCTTCAGATTG CTTCATCTTCTTGTTTCTGGAAAATTATGGAGTAAGGAAACTAGAAGCCTTTTTTGCTGTTCTAATTTCAACCATGGCTTTATCATTCGCCTGGATGTTTGCTGAGACTAAGCCTAATGGCAAGGAACTCATAATAG GTCTTCTGCTACCAAGACTCAGCTCAAAGACAATTCAGAAAGCTGTTGGAGTTGTTGGTTGTGTCATAACTCCTCACAATGTGTTCCTATACTCCGCTTTGGTACAGACAAGGAAAATTGatcccaaaaagaaagaaaaagttcaaGAGGCATTGAACTACTATACGATCGAGTCATCAATTGCTGTTTTTGTTTCATTCTCAATCAATTTGATGGTAACAACTGTCTTTGCCAAAGGTTTCTATGCAACACCACAAGCACATAGCATAGGGCTAGTAAATGCTGGGCAATATCTTCAAGAAAGATATGGTGGAGGGTTGTTTCCAATTCTATACATATGGGGCATTGGCCTATTGGCAGCCGGTCAAAGTAGTACAATGACTGGTACTTATGCTGGACAGTTTATCATGGGAGGTTTTCTGAATCTGCAGATGAAGAAATGGATAAGGTCAGTGATTACAAGGAGTTGTGCTATCTTGCCAACTATAATTGTGGCCATTTATTTCAACAGATCTGAGGATTCACTTGATATATTAAACGAATGGCTAAATGTGCTTCAAGGAATGGTGATCCCATTTGCTATTATTCCTCTTCTAACATTGGTGTCAAATGAGCAGATCATGGGAGTCTTCAAAATTGGGAAGCTTATGGAG AGAACTGTTTGGACAGTAGCTGCGCTGGTGATAATGATAAATGGATATGTTATGTTGAGTTTCTTCCTTTCTGAAGTTAATGGCCTGCTGTTTGGTTTTGTGGTTTGCATGGGAGCTTCAGCATATATAGCTTTTCTTGTGTATCTCATTTCCCAGCGTCATAACCAGGCGGAGTTGAAAGGTTTTACTCACCTTACAAATTAA